A stretch of DNA from Pyxicephalus adspersus chromosome 5, UCB_Pads_2.0, whole genome shotgun sequence:
AACCGAAATATGTGCCATCCTGCCCATGGAAACAGATAATGTCATCAGCCTCAGCAATACGCTTGATTTTCTTCACTAACGGTGCCGAGGTTCCAAAAATTCTTTGAGCCCAAACTATCATTTGTACCACTCTGCAGGAAGGCAGAGGCAATCTCGACTTTGTAATGAATACCATCCCCAAATTGCTATAACCTGCACTAGACATAATTAACTCTTCTGATAGTTTTCTAAAGTCATTGTTTGCAGAATTTCCTACTTTTCAGTCTCCAACTTGCTTTTGATCATTGTCAGTGCCAGTACGTTGTTAAAGTAGTTATATTGGCTTACTCCCTATAGCATATAGCAGCACTATCATTTTGTTAAACATCCATAGAGCTGTGTATAGACTGAAGGGTAGACAGGGGAACTGGAGGTGTTGCGTGAAAATGGTAAACAAGAAGAATGTCTGGTGGCATTCTACAATTGAGACAGGCTGGTAAGCATCTGCCAGATCTATTAACAAACAACTGTCATCTGCAAGAATATCATACACAAATTCCTAGTgtgaacaaaataatttattgtccTTAAGGTCCACAACTGACCTAAACTCATCAGTGGCCTTTTGACTCAGAAATGGCTGGagtaaaaatcactttttttgcttttcccaCTAAAAGAAGCTCAAGTGCTTGAATCTGCACCATTCCTTGCACATACGATAGAAGCGCTTGCGCTTCTGTGAGTGTCTTGGAACTGTTGTCTGAACATACATGGATCTCGGAGGGCTTGACAAAACTTTCTCTGGTAACATGTGATATGACTATAATCGCTCAGGGGTGTCACTGTGCTTTTCCAAATCTTGGAAAGATTGGAGAACCTTGTTCCCATCTCTGACCCCTGGATAGATGCATCTCCAGAAGACTTTACTTAGGCCCTTTGTGGACTATCCACTTCTGATCCTGAGATTCTGCATAAGGGTTCTTTAGGTTCCTTTTATTGAAGGCCAAAGGAATATTCTGACAGGAAAACTCTTACACCTCAAAAGGGTTTGTGAGAAGGCTGGATGGAAAAGCTGCTGATGCCTATGCCACAGCTGTGAGATAAACCCAACTTCCCCTCTGTATACCTTCTTCCAAATAGGATCTTGGCAGCGTACAGGACCTGTAAATCATCTGGCCATCCTAAAAACGTCCTGGACATTAATCCTAATAATACTTctgggcaacaaccagacctGATGTGTATCCCAGAAGAtccagaaagtaaaaaataatggaCCTTGCTTTCCTAAAGTTTGGGTTATAACTCCTCATAGATGAAGAAGGGCCCACTTCTTCCTTTTAGATAGCCTCCCCAAAGGCTTTAATGAAGGGAGCCACCAAAATGAGCTATCAAAACCCAAAGTTTTTGTTCCCTGCAAAAGTTTAGAATCCTGCAACAACTTTGATTCTCCACATGTAGCTATTTCTTAAAGCCATGGGCATTGTTCATTTCTGGATTCTTTTTGCAACAGCTTATCATAACTTGCTTTTTTTAAGCAAGATGAACAACAGAAAAGTTTGAAGGGCACACACATGCTATAGTTGTTGTTGGAAACGTTTTTTCAAATTCCTTTTAAGCAACTAAAACTGCATGATGCATggatccgtggatccgccaggatggtcttTCAGACTATGGACAATATACACATTGCAAGATTCTTTTatgatatcagctctgagccaattatcggatcAGAACGATTGCACTTGTATATCTATGCCCAACATACTTCAATGGTATATTGATCTTCTGACTGACTTCAGAAGGGGCAGCAGATTTCCTTTTGCTTAATGGCATACATAGAGCCACATCTCTCTACACATACCCTCTTTTAGAGTAATGGCAGACTGAACTGGGGGAGAAGCATGCTCAAACTTCCTGGTATGCTtttcttggagggcttttatcTCTCAACAGAAAGTAACCACCGCAACtgaaagcaaaaaagcaaagaaCAGGAAATTAGAATGCGGCAATTTTtccctatatacatatattagcaCCTGTTGTAGGAAAGACACTGATGGTTGCTAGCAAGACTGTTACTTGAACGAGAGCAAAATACCCCTACTAAAGCAGTTAGGGATTACCAGGGTTAAAGTTCCAAATTTCCCGTGTTAAAAATCATATGCTTCATTAaatttttgcacaaaatgtatGGCTAAAAAGCTAAAACATCCAAAGTTTTTTCACAAAATGTCACAGTATGGTAATCAGGAGGGTATATATATCCATGTAGAGTAATAAAATACTTGTAGAAATACCATCAAGTAAAAAACCAGTCCAATCTACcatattttatgtacaaacaAGTGACATAAAAAATTCTCTAACAATTTAcagcggaagtaaactgaaaaaatgaaaacttactcacctttaccttcccAGATCAGTCAAGGTTTTCTGAATCGTGTCCCGTGTCATCCGGGTATCCTCCCTTGTtttggtgcagaggaagcgctgCTGGGCAGTGACATCTTCATTTCACTTCTTCTGCCTATCattgatctcacactgtgcaggcgcgagatcgaaTGAATTTGATGAGGACAAAATCTCTCCATCTTTGGAAGCTGCCACGTGGCTACAGCATCTACTACCATCCATCCAGAATTACAACGCAGGAATGCGTTCAATACATTTACAGCCACTCTGGGAGGCATCTATATTCAGCAGATACCCAGTGGCCATTTTATACACATGGCCTTCCATATGGCAGCACAACAACATGACTTAATCCAAGTTATCTCCTGAGTATCTAGTACTCTGAAATCCAGTTTCATCATATTGCAATTGTATATCCCAGAGTCTTGTatcatatatattacaaagaGAAGTTCGTGCCACCACTGGATCCAGTATTGACTTTTTTTCAGCTTAATCTTATTGTGAATGTTATTAGGATTGGAAAGTTTTTTCCTGGCTTTTCAGATCAGAcccttttgtatttttacaatttaactCTTTAACCTATAATGAACAAAAGACTGTTCTCTGGATTTGCATGTTTGGGCTCTGATATTTTAGCCAGCAATCTCAAGAATGTAATCTTCTGGCAAAGTGTTCTCATTCGGAGTGTATATATTGATTATTTCTCAAGTGGCTGGACTGTTTTGATCGCCTGCCTCTctaaaaaattctgattttttgcACCTGCTCTTCTAAATGTGTGTGTGCCTACAACTAAAAGCTGACTCAAACttctttttcaacatatttttatgGGAAAGTTTTCCTACATTTTTAGTTAAGTATATTGGAAGCCTTAATCtgttgcacagaaatggtgtagGACCTGAGAAGGGTGTACAGTcgaagcagtaaccaggtcttctgcaGAGCTTCTAGTGGTGAGAGTAATGTTGCGctgttggttactgccaggtttaggcccttgggcacaccagggtgggcaggtgatgcaaggtaccaaatcactaggcaaaagaattgtcaaggaaggccaggtcaaggcaggcagcaagcaagaaaggtcagtaTTAAGCCAGGCGTCATcaaccacaaatccaggaaaaagACACCAGTAACACCgtggccaccgcagacacaggagacactggaagggACAGGAGGCAGAGgtgacacaggggacacagggatactgcagacacagagaaacactggaacagcacaagggaacaagCAGGGAAACAGCAGACTGGGCAGTatggggttaacacaggagctggacagggacaGCACTTAATTAAACAGCAGCTTTAGAGAAACTCcttagcagagctagggggttCAGCACTAGTCGAGACAAGTTGGCACAAGTGCTGTGtataagctagctaaatagcccaGGATGATTAACCCCCCTTGCGGTattccccagtgtgactcggggtggattttccaggcaaaaagcggtattcccaagtcacaTTTTACCGTTATACGCTTTTAAGTCACGCTtttaacgttaaaaaaaaaacaccttgttccgtCGGTGTCCCCCgcctcctgctggtccccacaggtcctgtgGACAcgtcctccgatcttcagccgcaaATCCTATTtgtctgctgtcactttgcctgccattttctgtaaaaccacaaggtctttttttaacttttgtattttttacctgttgccactgttctcttataCTTACATAGCAGATTTGGTGGTTATAACATGAAAAGAAGCTTTGCTATTACtgtttaaagtcagcctattgattttaatgtaaattaaatcaataaaaatataatgtaaataaatgaatgccAAAATTATGCGAACCCACccaaagttcgaggaaatttttgagagactgtcagaggccttctcactcatccctagttacaaTATGAAATATCCTAGTGCCTGTGGTCTTTACAAAATTTGATACAGATCAGCATCTGTTGAAGCCAAGGGTTATGATCAGATCAAGAACAGTTCAGATGAGAACAGATGTGAACATCCCATCATTTATATGAATTTAGGCTTACACCTATGaggttacaatgttgcagtctgatcaatcAGGAGACTGAGGAATTTCCTCCTCTTGTATGCAGACTAATGACATAACTTCAGCCTAGTCACAGTAACTGAACTGgagtttaaagctacgtacacacgtcagatttttatcgcccgataatcggcatcggccaattatcgggcgaaaatctggcgtgtgtacagtcggtgtcgtccatcgtcccgacgaccgacctgccggatccacggacgatggacgacagccgatcctaatgaaagggaaggggagagcgcgcagaaGGGTGCccctccgtcgctctccccctcccctctccatgtacagcatcgttcatgcatcgtgcactcccttgtcgttggaaaggatcgtgaaagatcctttccaacaacaaaaattggaagtgtgtacgcagcttaaggcttaGTCTGCACGgttgttttccccagcgtttaacatgaggcttttaaagcccatgtttgaaattgactaatctacaccaggacgtttccttgaggcacgtttatgagctttgtctataacgttgcttgcaattgCAACCCTTCTATTGATTTCCAtggttttcccgcgtttataagcacttaaaacgtaaagGCATTTTAAGTGCGTAAACActtaaggcaagctttaaaacactgataaagtgcatataaacgcaataggaatgtttacatgcatttttattaatgtttgtgcAGACCCAGCCTAAAGGTGGCTTTCTAATATAATATGTGGGGATTTCTTGAAAAAGGTTACTGTTGCTGCATATACTGACTTGTCAGGAATTGATTCTAGCAGACTTGTTGGGTTACCAAAAGGTATTCTGTGAACAGGAAAGAAATACAGTAGCAAGAAAGGACAGGAGTAtagcatacaaaatgtaaaaatatgcagagTTACACCTGGCAATGTATTTTATCCAATTCACATTTTGCTCTACCGTTCTGTGTATGTTTTGTATAGTCTGCAGACTTCTTGAGGTTCTTACACCTGTATTCCCTCTTTATATTGttgttggatatatatatatatatatatatatatatatatatatactcacactTTATAGAGATCGAGGCAACTACAACAACTTTTTTGTTATTCATAGCACATTCCTTGCATTAGTAGTTTGCTTTAGAAAGGAACTGATTACCACAGCCGCTCCCTGTAAAGAAGAATGTGAAATGCCCTTGGTTTTTTGAGTAGAAGGTTTCGAGTTTCATTTCTCTCTTCTGCGGTCAACAATGGCGTCTGCTGATCTAAGGGACGAGCTGGACTGTGCCATTTGTCTAGACATTTATAAAGATCCTGTAAACCTGAGATGTGGACACAACTTCTGTCGGGTCTGTATTGATCATGTGCTGGATACACAGGAGGGGTCCGGAGGTTATTCCTGTCCTCAATGCAGACTGAGGTTTCAGGATCGGCCTTCACTGCAGAAGAacatagcactgcgtaatatagtGGAGACTTTCCGACCTATTATGGTAAATAAAGGGAAGACTGGAATCTTCTGCTCTTACTGTATTGGCTTTTCTATGCCTGCTGTTAAATCCTGCCTACTGTGTGAAGCTTTGTTGTGTGAGAAGCACCTGAAAATTCATAGCAGGTCACCAGAACATGTCCTCACTGAACCCACCACTTCCATGGAGAAGAGGAAATGCTCCATCCATAAGAAGATCCTGGATTATTACTGCACTGTGGAGGCTACCTGTATCTGTGTGTCCTGCAGCTTGGCCGGAAATCATCAGGGACACAAGGTGGAGACGCTGGAGGAGGcctgtaagaaaaagaaaataatactaaGAAATGTTCTGCAGAAACTGACTGCAGAGAGAGAGGAGACTCAGGAAAGACTCCAAAGTCTGCAGGAAGACATGaaaaatgtacaagaaaaatCATCTGGTTTAACAGAAGAAGTCACCACTTTGTTCAGAGACCTCAGGAGACAGCTGGAAGACCTGGAGAAGAGAGTCCTGAGTGAGATCTCCAGGCAGGAAGAGCAACTTTCACTACCATTGTCTGACCTGATCCAACAGCTGGAAATAAAGAAGGACAAGCTGTCCAGGAAGATGGGTGACATCGAGGAGCTGTGTAACATGACTGACCCACTGACTGTCCTACAGGAATCACACACATGGGACTTGTGTGATACTGAGGATGGAGATAATGAGGACAGGGAGAGACATGAGGAGTTCCTCCATGATGGAAGATCTCTGGATGTGTTTGGGATATCACACACATTACAGGCGGGGTTATCTGATATGATAAAAGAGGTAAATGCATTCTTCAATATACAGGAAGCTGCAGACATATTACTGGATGTGAATACAGCTCATAATTATCTACTGATATCAGATGACAAGAAAACAGTATCCTGGTCAAATATAAAGCAGAATCACCCAGAAACACCAGAGAGATTTAGGAACAGTGCTCAGGTTTTAAGTAGTCGGAGGTTCTCCTTAGGGCGATATTACTTGGAAGTGGATGTCAGCCAATCTGAGCGCTGGATAGTTGGGATGTGTTACCCCAGTATAGAGAGAAAGGGGTGGCTTCACTCATGGATTGGATATAATAAGAAGTCCTGGGGTTTATACAGGCAGGATAGTCATTGTTCGTTGATACATGACAATAGGGTGATTCTATCACTTAACAATATCCCCAGTAACAGAGTCAGGGTCTATCTGGATTATGAGGCCGGGCAGTTGTCTTTTTATGATCTGTTTGACCCCATCAGACACTTATACACCTTCACCACCTCCTTCACTGAGCCCCTCCATGCTGCGTTATGGGTGGGAAAAGGCCCTTTAAAGCTATCTGGTGCACAGGAAGTACAgtgaattttacacatttttaaaagctcCTTATATGCTAATTATTCGCACTGCTTCAATATGAAACCAGCTCCTGGCCTTTTATGAACGGTAAACTctagacaaatataaaaacatacaaacgaTTGCAGCTCTGCAATTATTTTTACTtgattacatgtattttttttaaagtttattaccaGAATATATTACTGCTATACAGGTGTCttgattttttgtaaatattgctATGTTTCTTTTATGCCCTGcctatttttatctgttttttcttGCTGTAGTCCTGAATtaactgtatgtatgttttaaCTGCAATTTTGTCTCTGATATTTCCAAAACAGATTCATCTTATCAGCTCCATAACAATCGCAGATGACtgcctagatcaggggtcggcaaagttctATGGCCAAACCCGCCATAATggctgaagtgaaatccctctcttccgtgTGCATTGCGTAGGAGAGATATTTACTTTCAGGGAGTTTTCCTTATTTACCACGGAAGTATCAACGCtagccgcagtaaataggggagcaactgcaagagggcggcaccggagctccagcggctccggtagttcctaacgccccctggcgcCCCCCGGAGGCATTGGACCGGATCAGCCAGGAggtgttaggctggaacaaactaccagatAGGCTGTATCTCgcttaaaggccggagtttgccaacccctgccctagaccaatcaaaatgttaaaaagtatatacaagtttgcattactttttaaaatttcctctttgcactaaaaacaaaaaataataaaagaaaacagcatGGAGGTctcactttttatataaaaaaaaggctaggCCTTTCAATAGAATTAGGAACcttttggataggaaatagggaCAGtatgtgcaccccccccccaactttaaaacaaaaataaataagaatacaAATCAAAGGTCaaagagcagtgattttcaaatACCTGTGGTAGAAGAATCTACATGGAGGCATATGGCTCAAAATTCATACGATTGAGAAAgagttggataaaattaaggaccaatggattggcgtaaggccaatgtgattcctatctctaaaaagggagcaaattcattaccaagtaactacagaccagtaggTTTAACTGGAAAGATCCTAAgcagaaccacatagaagagttccTGCTAGAAAATCATATTATGAGTGACAGCATGGCTTCAAGGAGGACTGAAGTTGGCAAACAGATTTACTAAGAAAAGATTGTaccaaaggtggtaacccaagAACTTTAGGAAGGAGTGattgtagctggccagctaaaacctgtcctgagttattagtgcagtatattctgtatacacctaaacctgccaataaccccactatacagctcatatgctcatatgtttaagctagacGCAGAGTTaaggcacctcatagtgctgcgcctgccacagtGGAACTTTTAACCCTTAGAGGGTAAAGCAATAACGCTCCTCAACTTGCACAGTAAAGAGCGCATTAGAGAAGCAGAGCACCATAGAGGCCATAGAACGTGTGCATCAGTCAGACTGCGGCTGACTCTTAAAGTGGCGGAACGGCAAAGGCAAAATAGAGAAAGAGCGCCAACCCTCCTGCGACCCctagagagaaagagaggcatGGTGGGAGGCCAGAGTCCAGAGCTAGAGTGCCCGCACCGCTATCCACTAAGATACGACGTGTTGTATCCAGTTAGTTTCCCGCCACAAGGCCCAAAGTATGCAGCGGCGTATTCAAGCCAGCGCATCAAAAAGACGAGTCTTCTTTAAGACTGAAATTTGTTCCTGCAACCTTCAGATAGCAGTATCCTGCTCTTCAGAATAAGGTCGGAgctttcctttactttttatcATTGCACAGTGTTTTTGCACAAGAGACATTTTGTGTTCAGGAAAAATAGACTTTTAAAGTAAAAGGGACAGTTTATAGTATATGGACTCCaagtatttaaagtgaatgtcaTTTATTGCCTGTATCTACTGctattatatttaaagtgaaaggtCCTTATTATTCATATTGACTGTTATAGCATATAAAGTAAAATGGCTGAGCCTAGCATTACCACACCACTGTTAGACAAGGCAAAAATAGATAGAGTAGAAAGTGAAGAGCAAGAGAACCTGTCTGAGACAGAAAAGTCTAATGTAGTCTCGCCTCAAACAAATATGGCCCCAACAGGTGAACTAAGACGTTCATCACGTGACAGAAAGCCGACCCAAAAGGTGCTAGAAAATTTGGAGCAAGAGGCAGCACTGAAAGAAAAAAGGTTCGCCCGATTGTATGATAAGTGGAAATCATACATTAAAGACATTCGCAGAAagctaaaacaagaaaatataaaagggaACTTGAGTGATATAATAGAGACAGTAGAAGAGTCTGAATCAGAGCTTATGGAGGCCTATGTAAACCTACGGTCGTCCGTGACACCGTCTCAAGATAAGTAGTAAAGCTCATGAGAGAACTATCATCTGCAGCAAACTATGATGAGGGTAAAGCACAAAAGAGAATGAATGAGCTTTTTACAAGAGACTATGCCAAATCCTTAGGGGGAACCACAATCTCAAGTAGTACTTCCTTCTCTGGCAGAAGTGCCAGCCACATATCAGAGTCCTCAAATAATTCAGCCAAAAGAAAGGAATTAGCTGAACAACTTGCTGCCAAGAGAGCAGAATTAGAGATGGAATCTGCCATTGAGGcggtatttggtgtgctctttaaacctactacttttatggaacggtattagaggaattatagagtaaagacagtctgatcagactaaagagaaacAGAGATAATAactcttctaatgccacagcgcacaaggcacctcatagtgctgcgcctgccacagtGATTTCCCGTGTGCCCAGTCTGGGAAACTACTATGAGAAGGTGAATTTTaggggataaagaaaagacaggctttttgggggcacagaatttttttttataaaacaataaggtTTATTTCAATCAAACATATTATAAAACTAGACAGAAAGGACCCATGCCATATGCCCAGTCCCAATCAGTCTAAGAAAGGACAAACATTGAtctattccagaaaaaaaatggaaaaaccaaGGAATAGTGAGAAATccatgaaagaataaaaaatatccatGTCTAGGCGCTATAAGTTGCTTTTCCTAAGCACTACGGTTTTTATAACTGAATCATCTCACAAATAGTATGAGGACAAGTTGACCCCCACAGAAAAGTTTTCAGCAACACTATCAAGTCTCCCCAATAAACCCCTGAGGAGCTTTATTAGGCGAAGCGCGTCgagtgggaaacaaaactattgctgtctgaacaggtcctaaactacctgtactgtatgcttatttgttgcctagcttagttctcctatgttagcactaggactagcataggtcatccctgtctagttttatatttttgattgaaatacttgttttataaaaaacaattccGTGCCccaaaaaagcctgtcttttctctatccccTAAAACTCACATTATCAAACAATTTTACTATcttttttataaagaatgtaaacaggtagacagtggagtggcagttgatatagtgtacttggactttgctaaagcatttaacactgtaccccacagacggtaatatgcaagttagggtcaataggtttggaaaagtcaatctgtaaatggatagagaactggcttaaagactgcatccagagagtagtgattaatgattcatactctaaatggtctaaagTTAATAGTGGTTTACCCCATGGTTcagtgttttttactgtttaggtatttttaaaaatcatatagagtttgggattaaaagtaccatttctgtgtttgcagatgacaccaaactatgtaatggaattaagtccatacaggatgtctataatctacaagcagacccggatgcattgtttgattgggcagccaagttaacaacatgcatgcttcatactgtctagggggaatacatttggggagtcagaaataaaaaagatctgggggttctggtagatcatagacttaatgacagcatgcaatgccaatatctaaatctaaagcaagtaggaatagactgcagagatggggacattatcctgtccctgtacaaagcattggtcagaccaatgtgaaaatatggaaaattatCAGGAATTAGTTCAGCAAGTACTAAGCATTAGGAcaaaaactggatgcttttctagaagcacataatttaactgggtattaacattttaaagtaaagacaacagactgctgatccagggaagaTCCGACTGCCTCAATGGatcaaaaaggaatttttttccctgttggagcaaattgaagaTTTTTTGCCTTCATTTGGATCTACTATGTCgatagggtttttatctgagaCAGGTTTATTTCCATAGCCTTTTTCCCCTACACGTACTTATATCGACAGTGTGtaggaaaaacatacaaacataagaAGGGAggaaaaataaaggcaaataaatgaaaataatgttaaatagAGGTAACAGAATAAATACAGTGTGAAACAAGACTGAGAATACAATTTGAGCATTCCAAACGTTTACCAGCAGCCATATATTCAAAAGTAAAGGCATAGTTA
This window harbors:
- the LOC140330472 gene encoding E3 ubiquitin/ISG15 ligase TRIM25-like, with protein sequence MASADLRDELDCAICLDIYKDPVNLRCGHNFCRVCIDHVLDTQEGSGGYSCPQCRLRFQDRPSLQKNIALRNIVETFRPIMVNKGKTGIFCSYCIGFSMPAVKSCLLCEALLCEKHLKIHSRSPEHVLTEPTTSMEKRKCSIHKKILDYYCTVEATCICVSCSLAGNHQGHKVETLEEACKKKKIILRNVLQKLTAEREETQERLQSLQEDMKNVQEKSSGLTEEVTTLFRDLRRQLEDLEKRVLSEISRQEEQLSLPLSDLIQQLEIKKDKLSRKMGDIEELCNMTDPLTVLQESHTWDLCDTEDGDNEDRERHEEFLHDGRSLDVFGISHTLQAGLSDMIKEVNAFFNIQEAADILLDVNTAHNYLLISDDKKTVSWSNIKQNHPETPERFRNSAQVLSSRRFSLGRYYLEVDVSQSERWIVGMCYPSIERKGWLHSWIGYNKKSWGLYRQDSHCSLIHDNRVILSLNNIPSNRVRVYLDYEAGQLSFYDLFDPIRHLYTFTTSFTEPLHAALWVGKGPLKLSGAQEVQ